In Papaver somniferum cultivar HN1 chromosome 1, ASM357369v1, whole genome shotgun sequence, a genomic segment contains:
- the LOC113339244 gene encoding glutathione hydrolase 3-like: protein MYKEIYRTIDHVRLVKEVQQISGGYLAMGVTYYMDKVEVIPTDPYSCIIRSTTEYEVPYHLAYKVNSLIIKGLVPVAKAIAKYVLEFGDIHRGVQSEDGVVAADDGRCSDIGRNMLIRGGHAVDAAVATCLCLGVVYPMSSGIGGGAFMVVLNSSNSKAQAFNSRETAPKLASKDMYEKNITWKSKGASSMGVPGEIAGLHVAWSIYGKLNWSDLFQPAIKLARDGFVVSHFLGLGINKSREMIESDSNGLRRVFMPNGRLLQAGDTSYNRKLADTLETLAKEGPSAFYNGDLGKNFVKDVQAAQGIVTEEDLRNYVVNITDVVTTNVMGFTILGMPVPSTGILGISMVLNILSDYGPKLEFIKTPLGLHRLIEALKHMLAYRMNLGDPYFVDIKKYQDNMLCPSFAAKIREKIKDDTTLPTNDYLPQWEQLDDHGTTHFSIVDKHRNVVSMTATINHYFGAGVLSPSTGIILNNQMDDFSAPNDKFDKEGKRKFPPAPSNYIEGNKRPLSSMSPLIILKEDQLVGVLGASGGINIIPAVIQVLLNHFINKMDPLSAVKQPRVYHKVVPNEVLYENWTVVTGEHIQLSQDNISILRGKKHNLTQTAVGAICQFVVQKEGILTAVSDPRKGGRPAAVVPESSHPYFM from the exons ATGTACAAAGAGATCTACCGGACAATAGATCACGTTCGTCTTGTAAAGGAGGTACAACAAATTTCAGGAGGGTACCTAGCTATGGGTGTGACATATTACATGGATAAGGTCGAAGTCATTCCTACCGATCCCTACTCATGTATCATCAGATCCACAACGGAATATGAAGTTCCGTATCATCTTGCTTATAAAGTCAACTCACTAATTATTAAGGGTCTTGTTCCGGTGGCTAAAGCCATTGCAAAGTATGTTCTGGAATTTGGAGATATTCATAGAGGTGTGCAGTCAGAGGACGGAGTAGTTGCAGCAGATGACGGACGTTGCTCCGATATTGGGCGCAACATGTTGATAAGAGGGGGTCATGCGGTTGATGCAGCAGTTGCAACATGCTTATGTTTGGGCGTTGTCTATCCAATGTCAAGTGGAATAGGAGGTGGTGCCTTCATGGTGgttctaaattcatcaaattcaaaAGCCCAAGCTTTTAATTCAAGAGAGACGGCACCTAAACTTGCATCTAAG GATATGTATGAAAAGAACATAACATGGAAGTCCAAAGGTGCGAGTTCAATGGGTGTTCCGGGTGAAATAGCTGGGCTTCATGTAGCATGGTCGATATATGGGAAATTGAACTGGAGTGATCTTTTTCAACCTGCCATTAAACTTGCAAGAGATGGTTTTGTAGTCTCTCATTTCCTCGGGCTGGGCATTAATAAGAGCAGAGAAATGATCGAGTCCGATTCTAATGGATTACGTAGAGTGTTCATGCCTAACGGGCGGTTGTTGCAAGCGGGAGATACTAGCTATAACAGAAAACTTGCGGACACTTTAGAGACACTAGCAAAGGAAGGACCTTCGGCATTTTATAACGGGGACCTAGGAAAGAATTTTGTTAAGGATGTGCAGGCTGCTCAAGGAATTGTAACAGAGGAGGATTTGAGGAACTACGTAGTTAATATAACTGATGTTGTGACAACTAATGTCATGGGTTTCACCATACTTGGGATGCCTGTTCCTTCAACTGGTATTCTTGGGATTTCTATG GTTCTAAACATTTTAAGTGACTACGGGCCAAAATTAGAATTTATCAAGACTCCATTGGGTCTTCATCGATTAATTGAAGCACTAAAGCATATGTTGGCGTATCGAATGAACCTCGGTGATCCATACTTTGTCGACATAAAAAAATACCAAGACAATATGCTTTGTCCATCCTTTGCAGCAAAAAttcgagaaaaaataaaagatgatACCACCTTACCCACCAATGACTATTTACCCCA ATGGGAACAACTAGATGATCATGGAACCACTCATTTTAGCATCGTTGATAAACACAGAAATGTGGTATCAATGACGGCAACCATTAATCATTATTTCGGAGCTGGCGTACTCTCCCCTTCAACAGGTATCATTCTTAATAATCAGATGGATGATTTCTCTGCTCCCAACGATAAATTCGATAAAGAAGGCAAACGTAAATTTCCTCCGGCACCATCGAATTATATCGAAGGAAACAAGAGACCCTTATCTTCTATGAGCCCTCTAATTATTCTCAAG GAGGATCAACTAGTCGGAGTTCTCGGAGCTAGCGGTGGGATTAACATAATCCCCGCAGTTATTCAAGTGTTGTTGAACCACTTTATCAATAAGATGGATCCTTTGTCCGCTGTTAAACAACCGAGGGTTTACCATAAG GTAGTACCAAATGAGGTGTTGTATGAGAACTGGACAGTGGTTACTGGTGAACACATACAACTTTCACAAGATAACATCTCAATTTTGAGAGGGAAAAAACATAATTTGACACAAACGGCAGTCGGAGCAATTTGTCAATTTGTTGTGCAAAAGGAAGGAATACTTACTGCAGTTAGTGATCCAAGAAAAGGTGGAAGGCCTGCTGCGGTTGTACCTGAATCTAGTCATCCGTATTTTATGTAA